GGGCCGATGCCGCGCTCAGCGCTGTGGAGGCCGCGGTCGCCCGCACGACCAGTCAGCCGTTCGGCGAGGGCGGCCCGGTGGCCGTGCTCGACGCACGCCTGTTCGCCGAAGTGGTGACGGCGCGCGTGCGGATGGCGACAGGCCACCCCGACATCGCCCTCCGTCGCGCCGTCCTCGCAGCCGACGGCGCAGAGGAGTCGAACCGTCCCTGGCTCGCGATGCTGGCCCTGGACACCGCCGCGAACGTCGCCACCGGCCTCGCCAACTGGGCGCTGGTCGGCGTCCTGGAGCGTCGCATCGCCGGGCTCGAACAGACCACCGTCGAACCGGGCAGCCTGGTCGACGCCGGTATCCGGCTGCGCGCCGCCGTCGCCGCGTACCGGTCGTGCGAACCGTATCGCGTCTCGCAGCTGGACGACATCATCGCAGCGCAGTGGCGAGCCCTCGACTCCGTGGGCGTCCTCGCGCCGCGAGCCCTCCGCCTGCTGTTCCGTCTGGACACCGAGCCGGACCCGCGCGCCGTCTTCGATCAGATGGAACAGCTGTTCGCCGCCAGCCTGCGGCGACGCCCAGAGACCCTGGCGCTCAGCGCGTTCCGCTTCCTCGACCTCGCCCTCCTCTACCGCGGGCGCAGCGCCGCACGCAGCCACGTCGACACCCTCACAGCGGCCGTCGGCTCCGATCACCTGTGCGCCTTCCTCGGCTGTGCGATGCTGCGGGAGGGGACACCGGCCCAGGAGGCCGGAGCCGTCGCCCTGGAGACGGCCCTGACCGACGGCACCCGGGCACGCGAAAGGACGAATCTGGTCCTCGGCTGGCTCCTGCTCGCCCAGTGGTCGCACAACGCCGGGGACGATGCCTCGGCGCAGGCCCGGCTGACGCAGGCCGTGACCCTGGCCGAGCGGATGCGGGCCCGACGCCCCTTCCTGGCACGCCCCTCCTTCGTCCGACTGATCTCGGACCATCTCGGCTCGTTCGGTGCGACGGACGGTTTCGCCGCATCCATCGTCGAAGCGGCCGGGGCAGCCGGGATCAGGGGCGAGGACGACGGCGGTCCGGAGTCCCGCCTGACCGCTCGTGAGCGCGACCTCCTGCGCGAGCTCCCGCTGCACCAGACCGTGCCGCAGATCGCGGCCAAGCACAGTGTGAGCGTCAACACGGTGAAGACCCACCTGCGCTCGATCTACACGAAGGTCGGCGCCAGCGGACGCGCCGAGGCGGTCCGGCGGGCACGCGAACTCGGTCTGCTCTAGGTGTGCTGCTCAGGGCAGTTGGTTGAGGTGTGACGCGATAGATGGGTGAGGACCTCCCGGTCGAGAGTGGGGCTGTCTAGTTTCCCTGCACTCGATGACTTAGGAGGTCCTCGTGACCCACGCTAATGCTGCTTTGACTCCTCGCGAATGCCTCCGCCTGGCCCGCCAAGTCGTCGACGACGGCTGGTCCGTTGCTGCGGCGGCGACCTACTTCCGAGTGTCCTGACGCACCGCGGACCGATGGGCTCGTCGTTACGTGGAGATGGGCGAGGCGGGAATGCTGGACCGTTCGTCACGGCCGCATCACAGCCCGAACAAGACCCCGCGAAGACTGGTCCGCAAGGTCGTGCATCTGCGGTGGAAGAAGCGGCTGGGACCAGTCGGTATCGGCGCCCAGCTCGGCATGCCCGCCTCGACCGTTCACACGGTCCTCTCCCGGTGCCGGATCAATCGGCCCAGCCACGTCGACGTCCGCACCGGCGAACCCGCCCGCCGCTACGAGCACGAGCATCCCGGATCGATGATCCACGTCGACATCAAGAAACTCGGCAACATCCCCGACGGTGGCGGCTGGCGCTACGTCGGACGTCTCCAGGGAGAGCGGAACAAGGCCATCACCGCGAAGCGGACCGGGAAACACGGGATCACCGGCGACATGATCACCGGCACAGCGTTCGTTCATACCGTCATCGACGATCACTCCCGTGTCGCTTACGCCGAGATCCACGACGACGAAGAGGATCCTCGCCCCGCAACGCCCGACGCACCGTGTTCCGCCCCACACTAAGATCACGCGCGATCTGCTTGATCGGGATCTTCTCCGCCCGATGCAACCGCCGGATCTCTGCCCACGTATCCACTGAAATCACCCTCCTAGCCTGAGCCAGAGGGTCCATTCCAAGTCGGCGCTACGGGGTCCATTCTACTTTGGCGTTAACAGCGCACGCATGGGCGATCCTGTCACCATGCATACGTGAGCACACGACTGCCTGCGTCCCTCAACGCGCTTCTCGCCGGACTCATCCTGATGGGATCCATGGCGCCCACCGCATCTCCCCCTGCGAGCCCAGTCTTGGCAGCGACCCCGACGACCTCTGCGGTCGCCGCGGGCGACCGTCGAGACGTGACGGAACCGAGCGCCCCCGACACGGTGTGCGCCACCGTGACCGCGCAGCTTTCCATGCCCGGCGGGAAGGCGAGCGACGCGGGTGAGGCATCGCCGCCCGACACCGCGCGCATCCAGCACGCGCTCGATGCGTGCGCGCAGAAAGGGACGGACGTCGTCGCCGTGCGTCTGAGCCCAACGCCGGATGCGGCGGCTTTCCTGAGTGGGCCACTGACCGTGCGCGAGGGGGAGGTGCTGCTGGTGGACGCGGGAGTTGTCCTCTATGCATCGCGCAATCCCGCCGACTACCAGGTCGACGACCACCCGGCCTGCGGCACCATCTCCAAGAAAGGCGGCGGATGTGCGCCCTTCGTCACTCTCGCGGGTGCGCACAGCGGCATCGAGTCGGTCCCCGCGGCCGACAGGTCGCAGGGGCGCATCGACGGCCGCGGCGGGAGCACGATGCTGGGCGCGGCGCGGAGCTGGTGGGATCTCGCGGCTGCCGCGAAGGGCCACGGGACGCAAAACGTGCCGCGGCTCATTCAGGCACGCGGGGTCGACGACGTCGTACTGCACGATGTCGACCTCGTCGACGCGCCGGGATTCCACGTCTCGTATCAGAACGGCGACGGCCTGACTGTGTGGGGTGTGCGCATCCAGACGCCGGCGGACGCCCGCAATACCGACGGCATCGACCCCGCCGGTGCGCAGGACGTGACGATCGCCGACTCGTGGATCATGGACGGTGACGACGGCATCGCGATCAAGGCTCTCTCTGCTCCCTCCGCCCATATCTCCGTCATCCGGGACCATTTCTTCGGCACCCACGGGATCTCGATCGGCAGCGAGACGGAGGCGGGGGTCAGCGACGTGTTCGTGTCGGACGTCACCGTCAGCGGCAGGGATGCGTTCGGCAACGTCAGCGCCTCATCGGCGGGCATCCGGATCAAGAGCTCGCCCAAGGCGGGCGGCCTCGTGCAGCAGGTGACGTATCGGAACATGTGCGTCGACGCCGTCAAGGCGCCGATCC
This genomic window from Leifsonia xyli subsp. cynodontis DSM 46306 contains:
- a CDS encoding glycoside hydrolase family 28 protein; the encoded protein is MAATPTTSAVAAGDRRDVTEPSAPDTVCATVTAQLSMPGGKASDAGEASPPDTARIQHALDACAQKGTDVVAVRLSPTPDAAAFLSGPLTVREGEVLLVDAGVVLYASRNPADYQVDDHPACGTISKKGGGCAPFVTLAGAHSGIESVPAADRSQGRIDGRGGSTMLGAARSWWDLAAAAKGHGTQNVPRLIQARGVDDVVLHDVDLVDAPGFHVSYQNGDGLTVWGVRIQTPADARNTDGIDPAGAQDVTIADSWIMDGDDGIAIKALSAPSAHISVIRDHFFGTHGISIGSETEAGVSDVFVSDVTVSGRDAFGNVSASSAGIRIKSSPKAGGLVQQVTYRNMCVDAVKAPIQFDPNYANRTGSTVPWFTDIVIDGFRSSNSPTNAESMLKGLDEAHPLALTMSNAVVDARHVTVALATISASGVTFGGLPLAVNRPGVDVTITPGQPNAPTCTFPTYPAP
- a CDS encoding LuxR C-terminal-related transcriptional regulator; the encoded protein is MLLALSTVPSFDAELAAALAGCPHAIAALEGIGFGPGLLNRPDSGTDPDPHGRYSFEPSFRDGLMAEFLNRDATRFAELHSVAAERHIANGDIGLALDQALHSGSADLIEDLLRRFGLGLVFSGSVLRVRNALAALEDRGILSPTTGLLGALVCSPQLTESVRVDHFLALAEDEVAPRSPERDVAAGALHALHTQDGPGADAALSAVEAAVARTTSQPFGEGGPVAVLDARLFAEVVTARVRMATGHPDIALRRAVLAADGAEESNRPWLAMLALDTAANVATGLANWALVGVLERRIAGLEQTTVEPGSLVDAGIRLRAAVAAYRSCEPYRVSQLDDIIAAQWRALDSVGVLAPRALRLLFRLDTEPDPRAVFDQMEQLFAASLRRRPETLALSAFRFLDLALLYRGRSAARSHVDTLTAAVGSDHLCAFLGCAMLREGTPAQEAGAVALETALTDGTRARERTNLVLGWLLLAQWSHNAGDDASAQARLTQAVTLAERMRARRPFLARPSFVRLISDHLGSFGATDGFAASIVEAAGAAGIRGEDDGGPESRLTARERDLLRELPLHQTVPQIAAKHSVSVNTVKTHLRSIYTKVGASGRAEAVRRARELGLL